In one window of Haloprofundus halophilus DNA:
- a CDS encoding SDR family oxidoreductase translates to MTLLDGKTAVVTGASSGNGRAIAEQFAEHGASVVVADIREDPREGGTPTHELVEEYGGEATFVECDVSDYDDCVAAVEAADEFGGVDVMVNNAGIVGPQAPLIELDLDEYRNLLRVNLDGVVNGSKAAAIRMVERGEGGSIVNMSSVAGIVGYGGITPYAASKGGVRLFTYSLAAELGPDDIRVNVVHPGVIETAMTTEDSPMVGTEEGEQLKGTILLRRFGQPEEVAGITTFLASDLASYVTAESIVVDGGVVNTA, encoded by the coding sequence ATGACACTCTTAGACGGAAAGACAGCGGTAGTCACGGGCGCATCGAGCGGTAACGGACGCGCAATCGCCGAGCAGTTCGCCGAACACGGGGCGTCGGTCGTCGTCGCCGACATCCGCGAGGACCCGCGTGAAGGCGGAACGCCGACGCACGAACTCGTCGAGGAGTACGGCGGGGAGGCGACGTTCGTCGAGTGCGACGTCTCCGACTACGACGACTGCGTCGCCGCCGTGGAGGCCGCAGACGAGTTCGGCGGCGTCGACGTGATGGTGAACAACGCGGGCATCGTCGGCCCGCAGGCGCCGCTGATCGAGTTGGACCTCGACGAATATCGAAATCTGCTCCGCGTCAACCTCGACGGCGTCGTCAACGGGTCGAAGGCGGCGGCGATTCGGATGGTCGAGCGCGGCGAGGGAGGGAGTATCGTCAACATGTCGAGTGTCGCCGGCATCGTCGGCTACGGCGGCATCACGCCCTACGCGGCGTCGAAAGGCGGCGTTCGGCTGTTCACCTACTCGCTCGCGGCCGAACTGGGGCCCGACGACATCCGCGTGAACGTCGTCCACCCCGGCGTCATCGAGACGGCGATGACGACGGAGGACTCGCCGATGGTCGGCACCGAGGAGGGCGAACAGCTGAAAGGAACGATTCTGCTCCGACGGTTCGGGCAACCCGAGGAAGTCGCGGGCATCACCACGTTCCTGGCGAGCGACCTCGCGTCGTACGTCACCGCCGAGTCCATCGTCGTCGACGGCGGGGTCGTCAACACCGCCTGA
- a CDS encoding acyl-CoA carboxylase subunit beta → MDDRIEELRQKREEARKGGGEDRIESQHEKGKMTARERIDYFLDDGTFHEFDQFRTHRTHKFGMEEKQLYGDGVVTGYGEVDGRTVFVFAHDFTVFGGSLGEVFAEKVCKLMDQAMEVGAPIVGLNDSAGARIQEGVTSLGGFADIFTRNQKASGVVPQISAIMGPCAGGAVYSPAITDFIFMVKDTSHMFITGPDVIKTVTGEEVTFEELGGAVTHGSTSGVSHFAVDSEEEALDKIARLLSYLPQNNVEDPPRVDPWDDPERADEELTNIVPDQPRKPYDMHDVVDRVCDEHSFFEVHEGFAKNIVVGFARLDGHAVGVVANQPRVNAGTLDIQASEKGARFVRFCDAFNIPILTFVDVPGFLPGTDQEHNGIIRHGAKLLYAYSEATVPLLTVITRKAYGGAYDVMASKHLGADVNYAWPTAEIAVMGPQGAVNILYREELAEADDPDARRDELIEEYREEFANPYTAADRGFLDDVIEPTETRARLVDDLHMLKSKREQTPDKKHGNLPI, encoded by the coding sequence ATGGACGACCGTATCGAAGAGCTCCGACAGAAACGCGAAGAAGCCCGCAAGGGCGGCGGTGAGGACCGAATCGAGTCTCAGCACGAGAAGGGGAAGATGACGGCGCGCGAGCGCATCGACTACTTCCTCGACGACGGGACGTTCCACGAGTTCGACCAGTTCCGCACCCACCGAACCCACAAGTTCGGGATGGAGGAGAAACAGCTGTACGGCGACGGCGTCGTCACCGGCTACGGCGAGGTCGACGGTCGGACCGTCTTCGTCTTCGCCCACGACTTCACCGTCTTCGGCGGGTCGCTCGGCGAGGTGTTCGCCGAGAAAGTCTGCAAACTGATGGACCAGGCGATGGAAGTGGGCGCGCCCATCGTCGGTCTCAACGACTCCGCGGGCGCGCGGATTCAGGAGGGCGTCACGTCGCTCGGCGGGTTCGCCGACATCTTCACGCGCAACCAGAAGGCCAGCGGCGTCGTCCCGCAGATTTCGGCCATCATGGGACCGTGCGCCGGCGGCGCGGTGTACTCGCCGGCCATCACCGACTTCATCTTCATGGTGAAGGACACGAGCCACATGTTCATCACCGGCCCCGACGTCATCAAGACGGTCACCGGCGAGGAGGTGACGTTCGAGGAACTCGGCGGCGCGGTCACCCACGGGTCGACCTCCGGCGTCTCACACTTCGCCGTCGACTCCGAGGAGGAGGCGCTCGACAAGATCGCGCGCCTGCTCTCGTATCTCCCGCAGAACAACGTCGAGGACCCGCCGCGCGTCGACCCGTGGGACGACCCCGAGCGCGCGGACGAGGAACTGACGAACATCGTTCCGGACCAACCTCGGAAGCCGTACGACATGCACGATGTCGTCGACCGCGTCTGCGACGAACACTCGTTCTTCGAGGTCCACGAGGGGTTCGCGAAGAACATCGTCGTCGGCTTCGCCCGCCTCGACGGCCACGCCGTCGGCGTCGTTGCCAACCAACCGCGCGTGAACGCCGGGACGCTCGACATCCAGGCCTCCGAGAAAGGCGCGCGCTTCGTCCGCTTCTGCGACGCGTTCAACATCCCCATCCTCACGTTCGTCGACGTACCGGGCTTCCTCCCCGGCACCGACCAGGAACACAACGGCATCATCCGCCACGGCGCGAAACTGCTGTACGCCTACTCCGAGGCGACCGTCCCGCTCCTGACGGTCATCACGCGCAAAGCCTACGGCGGCGCGTACGACGTGATGGCGTCGAAGCACCTCGGCGCGGACGTGAACTACGCGTGGCCGACGGCCGAAATCGCCGTCATGGGGCCGCAAGGAGCGGTGAACATCCTCTACCGCGAGGAACTCGCCGAGGCCGACGACCCCGACGCCCGCCGCGACGAACTCATCGAGGAGTACCGCGAGGAGTTCGCCAACCCCTACACGGCGGCGGACCGCGGCTTCCTCGACGACGTCATCGAACCGACGGAGACGCGGGCGCGACTCGTCGACGACCTGCACATGCTGAAGTCGAAACGCGAGCAGACGCCCGACAAGAAGCACGGGAACCTCCCGATATGA
- the pccA gene encoding propionyl-CoA carboxylase biotin carboxylase/biotin-carboxyl carrier subunit — protein sequence MFSKVLVANRGEIAVRVMRACKELGVRTVAVYSDADKHGGHVRYADEAYNVGPARAADSYLDQEAILDAARKAGADAIHPGYGFLAENAEFARNVEESEFTWVGPSSDAMERLGEKTKARALMQEADVPVVPGTTEPVDSPDQVKEIADEYGYPVAIKAEGGGGGRGLKVVRSEEEVEEQLETAQREGEAYFDNASVYVEKYLEAPRHIEVQILADHHGNVRHLGERDCSLQRRHQKVIEEAPSPALTDDLRERIGEAARRGVAEADYTNAGTVEFLVEDGEFFFMEVNTRIQVEHTVSEEITGLDIVKWQLRVAAGEELDFEQDDVEIEGHAIEFRINAEKAAQEFAPATGELKTYDPAGGIGVRIDDAVRQGDEIGGDYDSMIAKLIVAASDREECLVRSERALAEYDIEGLETIIPFHRLMLTDEAFIEGEHTTKYLDEKLDRERIEQAVEKWGPADAGGDDGDEEVTEREFTVEVNGKRFEVNLEERGAPAIPVSGNSSGNSASRPPQAKDDGGDDEVVVEGDGETVTAEMQGTILSVEVEEGDEVASGDVVCVLEAMKMENDVTTQRGGTVTQVVVSEGESVDMGDALVVIE from the coding sequence ATGTTCAGTAAGGTTCTCGTCGCCAACCGTGGTGAAATCGCGGTGCGCGTGATGCGCGCCTGCAAGGAACTCGGCGTCCGAACCGTCGCCGTCTACAGCGACGCGGACAAACACGGCGGTCACGTCCGCTACGCCGACGAAGCGTACAACGTCGGCCCCGCCCGCGCGGCCGACTCCTATCTCGACCAGGAGGCCATCCTCGACGCCGCCCGGAAGGCCGGCGCCGACGCCATCCACCCCGGCTACGGCTTCCTCGCCGAAAACGCCGAGTTCGCCCGCAACGTCGAGGAGAGCGAGTTCACGTGGGTCGGCCCCTCCTCGGACGCCATGGAGCGCCTCGGCGAGAAGACGAAGGCGCGCGCGCTGATGCAGGAGGCCGACGTGCCCGTCGTTCCGGGGACGACCGAGCCCGTCGACTCGCCCGACCAGGTGAAGGAGATAGCCGACGAGTACGGCTACCCGGTCGCCATCAAAGCCGAGGGCGGCGGCGGCGGCCGCGGGCTGAAGGTCGTCCGAAGCGAGGAGGAAGTCGAGGAGCAACTCGAAACCGCCCAGCGCGAGGGCGAGGCGTACTTCGACAACGCCTCCGTCTACGTCGAGAAGTACCTCGAAGCGCCGCGACACATCGAGGTCCAGATTCTCGCCGACCACCACGGCAACGTCCGCCACCTCGGCGAGCGCGACTGCTCGCTGCAGCGCCGCCACCAGAAGGTCATCGAGGAGGCCCCGTCGCCCGCGCTCACCGACGACCTGCGCGAGCGCATCGGCGAGGCCGCCCGCCGCGGCGTCGCCGAGGCCGACTACACCAACGCCGGGACGGTGGAGTTCCTCGTCGAGGACGGCGAGTTCTTCTTCATGGAGGTCAACACCCGGATTCAGGTCGAACACACCGTCTCCGAGGAGATTACCGGCCTCGACATCGTCAAGTGGCAACTGCGCGTCGCCGCCGGCGAGGAGCTCGACTTCGAACAGGACGACGTCGAGATAGAGGGCCACGCCATCGAGTTCCGCATCAACGCCGAGAAGGCCGCCCAGGAGTTCGCCCCCGCGACGGGCGAACTCAAGACGTACGACCCCGCCGGCGGCATCGGCGTCCGCATCGACGACGCCGTCCGCCAGGGCGACGAGATCGGCGGCGACTACGACTCGATGATAGCGAAACTCATCGTCGCCGCTTCCGACCGCGAGGAGTGTCTCGTCCGCTCCGAGCGCGCGCTCGCCGAGTACGACATCGAGGGCCTCGAGACCATCATCCCGTTCCACCGCCTGATGCTCACCGACGAGGCGTTCATCGAGGGCGAGCACACGACGAAGTACCTCGACGAGAAACTCGACCGCGAGCGCATCGAGCAGGCCGTCGAGAAGTGGGGCCCCGCCGACGCCGGCGGCGACGACGGAGACGAGGAAGTGACCGAACGCGAGTTCACCGTCGAAGTCAACGGCAAGCGCTTCGAGGTGAACCTCGAGGAGCGCGGCGCACCCGCGATCCCCGTCTCGGGGAACTCCAGCGGCAACAGCGCCAGCCGGCCGCCGCAGGCGAAAGACGACGGCGGCGACGACGAGGTCGTCGTCGAGGGCGACGGCGAGACGGTCACCGCCGAGATGCAGGGGACGATTCTCTCCGTCGAAGTCGAGGAGGGCGACGAGGTCGCCTCCGGCGACGTGGTCTGCGTGCTCGAAGCGATGAAGATGGAGAACGACGTGACGACCCAGCGCGGCGGGACGGTCACACAGGTCGTCGTCTCCGAGGGCGAGAGCGTCGACATGGGTGACGCGCTCGTCGTCATCGAGTAG
- a CDS encoding carboxylate--amine ligase, producing the protein MPNRQHPESQPTAPKTASDPPRVLVLDGDGPAALRVVRSLGRRGVDVTVGGTSRTGLGMFSRYADGRYVYPDPASDYRQFVDDLRGYLAANDVFAVIPVSDTSSLVCSHHKAELEETGAKVAVEDPETFDKAYDKGALFDLAADLDVPTPETRQRDDYAGVVDLADGMSLPAVVKYRSKTVLDDGQAHTDLIDDVNYVETEAALVSTYQVLVGRNSHLKGHEPIVQEYVPGETTAAVVLADEGEVLAQFQERRVRTFPSSGGNSAVLESMRDEKMRRYAEEVVGALEWTGPAMVEFMRTDDDEYYLIEVNGRYWGSVPFAVSCGVDFPWLHFQQLLGETPHHDGEYPAGERMQRLFYEDLKWLGENVSERPVSSLGTFGRALGGYRHSIPAWDDPAPAAGALIQSAVLASRRLTDDRKKRSAEPEDPASTPNTS; encoded by the coding sequence ATGCCAAATCGGCAGCACCCCGAGTCACAACCGACCGCTCCGAAGACAGCGTCCGACCCCCCGCGGGTTCTGGTGCTGGACGGTGACGGACCGGCGGCGTTGCGCGTCGTGCGCTCGCTCGGTCGACGGGGCGTCGACGTGACTGTCGGCGGGACGAGTCGGACGGGCCTCGGCATGTTTTCGCGGTACGCCGACGGCAGATACGTCTACCCGGACCCGGCGTCGGATTACCGTCAGTTCGTCGACGACCTCCGGGGGTATCTGGCGGCCAACGACGTATTCGCCGTGATTCCGGTCTCGGACACGAGTTCGCTGGTGTGCTCGCACCACAAAGCCGAACTGGAGGAGACGGGCGCGAAAGTCGCCGTCGAGGACCCCGAGACGTTCGACAAGGCGTACGACAAGGGGGCGCTGTTCGACCTCGCCGCGGACCTCGACGTGCCGACGCCGGAGACCCGTCAGCGAGACGACTACGCGGGTGTCGTCGACCTCGCCGACGGGATGTCGCTGCCGGCGGTCGTGAAGTACCGCAGCAAGACGGTGCTCGACGACGGGCAGGCGCACACGGACCTCATCGACGACGTGAACTACGTCGAGACGGAGGCGGCGCTCGTCTCGACGTACCAGGTGCTCGTCGGCCGCAACAGCCATCTGAAGGGCCACGAACCGATCGTCCAGGAGTACGTCCCCGGCGAGACGACGGCGGCAGTCGTCCTCGCGGACGAGGGCGAGGTGCTCGCACAGTTCCAGGAGCGACGCGTCCGGACGTTCCCCTCCTCCGGCGGGAACTCCGCGGTGCTGGAGTCGATGCGCGACGAGAAGATGCGGCGTTACGCCGAGGAGGTCGTCGGGGCGCTGGAGTGGACGGGTCCGGCGATGGTCGAGTTCATGCGGACCGACGACGACGAGTACTACCTCATCGAGGTCAACGGACGGTACTGGGGGTCTGTCCCCTTCGCCGTCTCCTGCGGCGTCGACTTCCCGTGGCTGCACTTCCAGCAACTGCTTGGCGAGACGCCTCACCACGACGGCGAGTATCCCGCCGGCGAGCGGATGCAGCGACTGTTCTACGAGGACCTCAAGTGGCTCGGCGAGAACGTCTCCGAGCGCCCCGTCAGTTCCCTCGGCACGTTCGGACGCGCCCTCGGCGGCTACCGACACAGCATCCCGGCGTGGGACGACCCCGCTCCCGCCGCCGGCGCGTTGATACAGTCGGCGGTGTTGGCCTCGCGGCGACTCACCGACGACCGGAAAAAGCGTTCCGCCGAGCCCGAAGACCCCGCGTCGACGCCGAACACGAGCTGA
- a CDS encoding biotin--[acetyl-CoA-carboxylase] ligase, with product MSDTRRAVLDALADDVVSGPALAEALGISRAAVWKQIEALRADGFVVESTDAGYELRDVPEYGASAVELGLDAPVAVEYHERLGSTNDRGRELAAEGAADVAVLADEQVGSRGRLDREWTAPSGGIWLSLVLRPSRPPAHVPLFTLAAAVATTKAAREAGVPAEIKWPNDVLVPVSDDAADGETLGRGGRKLAGILTEMEGEADRVSWLVVGIGVNANVDAEALPAGATTIRERAGDVNRRLFAQRLIEEFYALRDDPESVLPAWREYSATLGRRVRVETPGGSVEGEAVDVVHPGALVVDTDDGEVTVHAGDCEHLRSA from the coding sequence ATGAGTGACACGCGGCGGGCGGTTCTGGACGCGTTGGCCGACGACGTCGTCTCCGGCCCGGCACTCGCCGAAGCGCTCGGTATCTCACGAGCGGCGGTGTGGAAACAGATAGAGGCGTTACGGGCCGACGGGTTCGTCGTCGAGAGTACGGACGCCGGATACGAACTGAGAGACGTTCCGGAGTACGGCGCGTCGGCGGTCGAACTCGGCCTCGACGCGCCGGTAGCCGTCGAGTATCACGAACGCCTCGGCAGCACCAACGACCGCGGCCGCGAACTCGCCGCCGAAGGCGCGGCCGACGTCGCCGTGCTGGCCGACGAACAGGTCGGCAGTCGAGGTCGACTCGACCGCGAGTGGACCGCGCCGAGCGGTGGAATCTGGCTGAGTCTCGTCCTCCGTCCGTCGCGGCCCCCCGCACACGTGCCGCTGTTCACGCTCGCCGCGGCCGTTGCGACGACGAAGGCGGCGCGGGAGGCGGGCGTCCCCGCCGAGATCAAGTGGCCGAACGACGTGCTCGTCCCCGTCTCTGACGACGCGGCAGACGGTGAGACGCTCGGCCGCGGTGGCCGAAAACTCGCCGGCATCCTCACCGAGATGGAGGGGGAAGCCGACCGGGTCTCGTGGTTAGTCGTCGGCATCGGCGTCAACGCCAACGTCGACGCCGAGGCGCTTCCGGCGGGCGCGACGACTATCCGCGAGCGAGCCGGCGACGTGAACCGTCGACTGTTCGCCCAGCGCCTCATCGAGGAGTTCTACGCGCTCCGCGACGACCCGGAGTCGGTACTCCCGGCGTGGCGAGAGTACAGCGCGACGCTCGGCCGGCGAGTCCGCGTCGAGACGCCGGGAGGGAGCGTCGAGGGCGAGGCCGTCGACGTGGTGCACCCGGGCGCGCTCGTCGTCGACACCGACGACGGCGAGGTGACCGTCCACGCCGGCGACTGCGAACACCTCCGCTCGGCGTAG
- a CDS encoding universal stress protein: MVRYRMGMYERILVPTDGSDGVQRAVGHAVDLAEAHDATIHAIYVVNTASYAGLPMESSWDGIDEMLRSDAETAVEDVRRIATERGVPVEAAVVDGSPSREIVSYAERENCDLIVMGTHGRGGIDRLLLGSVAEKVVRGSNVPVLTVHVADEPPGQPA; the protein is encoded by the coding sequence TTGGTACGATATCGCATGGGGATGTACGAACGGATTCTCGTTCCGACCGACGGCTCCGACGGCGTCCAGCGTGCGGTCGGCCACGCCGTCGACCTCGCCGAAGCCCACGACGCGACCATACACGCCATCTACGTCGTCAACACGGCGAGCTACGCGGGTCTGCCCATGGAGTCGTCCTGGGACGGCATCGACGAGATGCTCCGCTCTGACGCCGAGACGGCCGTCGAGGACGTTCGACGAATCGCCACCGAGCGCGGCGTGCCGGTCGAAGCCGCCGTCGTCGACGGCTCGCCGAGCCGCGAAATCGTCAGCTACGCCGAGCGCGAGAACTGTGACCTCATCGTGATGGGGACGCACGGCCGCGGCGGCATCGACCGCCTGCTGTTGGGCAGCGTCGCCGAGAAAGTCGTCCGCGGGTCGAACGTCCCGGTGTTGACGGTCCACGTCGCCGACGAACCGCCCGGGCAACCCGCCTGA
- a CDS encoding amidohydrolase family protein, whose translation MELEGTVLVGREFDPIEGRVVVEDGTIQAVEEASTDSTSIIAPAFVNAHTHIGDSIAKEAGGGLSLDELVAPPDGLKHRLLRQASQSEKISAMRRSLRYMQSGGTAACIEFREGGREGVDAIRAAAADVDLLPVVLGRETADAMEISDGFGASGARDGEFGSVRNATREAGKLFGIHAGERDPDDINPALDLEPEFLVHMVHPEPLHLERVADRKVPIVVCPRSNLVTNVGVPPIRELVDRTTVALGTDNVMLNSPSMFREMEFAAKLADVSAAEVLRMATVNGAEIAGLNCGLVEEGRDAKLLVLDGDSDNLSGVRDPVRAVVRRAGVSDVERVVL comes from the coding sequence ATGGAACTGGAGGGAACCGTCCTCGTCGGTCGGGAGTTCGACCCGATAGAGGGACGGGTCGTCGTCGAAGACGGCACGATACAGGCAGTCGAGGAGGCGTCGACGGACTCCACGTCGATAATCGCCCCCGCGTTCGTCAACGCGCACACCCACATCGGCGACTCGATAGCGAAAGAGGCCGGTGGCGGTTTGAGCCTCGACGAACTCGTCGCCCCGCCGGACGGCCTCAAACACCGCCTGCTCCGGCAGGCGAGTCAGTCCGAGAAGATTTCGGCGATGCGCCGGTCGCTGCGGTACATGCAGTCGGGCGGCACCGCCGCCTGCATCGAGTTCCGCGAGGGCGGCCGCGAGGGCGTCGACGCGATTCGCGCGGCCGCGGCGGACGTCGACCTCCTGCCGGTCGTACTCGGCCGAGAGACGGCCGACGCGATGGAGATCTCCGACGGGTTCGGGGCCAGCGGCGCGCGCGACGGCGAGTTCGGCAGCGTCCGCAACGCGACCCGCGAAGCCGGGAAGCTGTTCGGCATCCACGCGGGCGAGCGCGACCCTGACGACATCAACCCGGCGCTCGACCTCGAACCGGAGTTCCTCGTCCACATGGTTCACCCCGAACCGCTGCACCTCGAACGCGTCGCCGACCGGAAAGTGCCTATCGTCGTCTGTCCGCGCTCGAACCTCGTGACGAACGTCGGGGTGCCGCCTATCCGCGAACTGGTCGACCGGACGACAGTGGCGCTCGGCACCGACAACGTGATGCTGAACAGCCCGTCGATGTTCCGCGAGATGGAGTTCGCCGCCAAACTCGCCGACGTCTCCGCCGCCGAAGTGCTCCGGATGGCGACGGTCAACGGCGCGGAGATCGCCGGACTGAACTGCGGACTCGTCGAGGAGGGCCGCGACGCGAAACTGCTCGTCCTCGACGGCGACTCCGACAACCTCTCGGGCGTCCGCGACCCCGTCCGCGCCGTCGTCCGCCGCGCGGGCGTCTCGGACGTCGAACGCGTCGTCCTCTGA
- a CDS encoding HD domain-containing protein, translating into MITIKDSVHDHIEVDGVAAALLDTREVQRLRHIKQLGTVQFVYPSANHTRFEHSLGVYHLASRALDHLGVEGMNAERVRAAALLHDVGHGPFSHNVEALTHRHTGKYHDDVDELLAEGTVGEVLRDHDLEPARVAELVRGEGKYGQVVSGELDIDRMDYLVRDAHHTGVPYGTIDHERLVRELTFVDGELVLAEGNVQTAESLLVARALMNPTVYQHPVARISKAMLRRAAEHLLADTDCTAERLRRMDDHDLLVALRNIDETAEFARRLDGRDLYKRGVWAELSDVPESVLDAPHGEIREVEASVADAVGVEPEHVVVDVPAKPSMRESTSRVVVNGDIRQLGRQSPLVNALRTAQKNQWRLGVYAPADVAGAVGRAAADELGLDIEGALVNDVRAGEATTLDQFD; encoded by the coding sequence ATGATCACCATCAAGGACAGCGTCCACGACCACATCGAGGTCGACGGCGTCGCCGCGGCGCTGCTGGACACGCGGGAGGTCCAGCGGCTCCGCCACATCAAGCAGCTCGGGACGGTGCAGTTCGTCTACCCCTCCGCGAACCACACGCGCTTCGAGCACAGCCTCGGCGTCTACCACCTCGCCTCCCGCGCGCTCGACCACCTCGGCGTCGAGGGTATGAACGCCGAGCGCGTCCGTGCCGCCGCCCTCCTGCACGACGTGGGTCACGGCCCGTTCAGTCACAACGTCGAGGCGCTGACGCACCGTCACACGGGCAAGTACCACGACGACGTCGACGAACTGCTCGCCGAGGGAACCGTCGGCGAGGTGCTGCGCGACCACGACCTGGAGCCGGCACGCGTCGCCGAACTCGTTCGCGGCGAAGGCAAGTACGGGCAGGTCGTCTCCGGTGAACTGGACATCGACCGGATGGACTACCTCGTCCGCGACGCCCACCACACCGGCGTCCCCTACGGCACCATCGACCACGAGCGGCTCGTCCGCGAACTGACGTTCGTCGACGGCGAGTTGGTGCTCGCGGAGGGGAACGTCCAGACCGCAGAGAGCCTGCTCGTCGCTCGCGCGCTGATGAACCCGACCGTCTACCAGCACCCGGTCGCGCGCATCTCGAAGGCGATGCTGCGACGCGCCGCCGAGCATCTCCTCGCCGACACGGACTGTACCGCCGAGCGACTCCGGCGGATGGACGACCACGACCTGCTCGTCGCGCTCCGGAACATCGACGAGACCGCCGAGTTCGCCCGCCGCCTCGACGGCCGGGACCTCTACAAGCGCGGCGTCTGGGCCGAACTCTCCGACGTACCGGAGTCCGTTCTGGACGCGCCTCACGGGGAGATTCGCGAGGTCGAGGCGAGCGTCGCCGACGCCGTCGGCGTCGAGCCCGAACACGTCGTCGTCGACGTCCCCGCCAAACCGTCGATGAGAGAGTCGACGAGTCGAGTCGTCGTCAACGGCGATATTCGACAGTTGGGTCGACAGTCGCCGCTGGTCAACGCGCTCCGGACCGCCCAGAAGAACCAGTGGCGACTCGGCGTCTACGCGCCGGCCGACGTGGCGGGGGCGGTCGGCCGCGCCGCGGCCGACGAACTCGGCCTCGACATCGAGGGCGCGCTCGTCAACGACGTCCGCGCCGGCGAGGCGACAACGCTCGACCAGTTCGACTGA
- a CDS encoding HD domain-containing protein translates to MNAIKDSVHDYISVDPVARALLDTPELQRLRHIKQLSTVRLVYPSANHTRFEHSLGVYHLASRALDHLGVDDDRAAHVRAAALLHDIGHGPYGHQTEEVIMRRTGEHHDEIGDLLASSAAGDVLRAHGLDPERVAGLVRGEGDLGQLVSGELDVDRMDYLVRDAHHSGVPYGTIDHGRLVRALRLREGRLVLAEGNVQTAESMLLARSLMNGVVYRHHVSRIAGAMLDRASERLLDETDLSVRKFRRMADHDLLVELGREVPDFGRRIERRDLYKRAVWAGLWEVPAWVPDLGHDDVRAAERDVADAAGVDPDDVIVDVPSRPALKESETHVVVDGTVRRLEEASELVGALRNTERAQWRLGVYAPDEHVEAVGDAAAAILDIDD, encoded by the coding sequence ATGAACGCGATCAAGGACAGCGTCCACGACTACATCTCGGTGGACCCCGTCGCCCGCGCCCTCCTCGACACGCCCGAACTGCAGCGGCTTCGACACATCAAACAGCTCTCCACCGTGCGTCTGGTCTACCCGTCGGCGAACCACACGCGTTTCGAGCACAGTCTCGGCGTCTACCACCTCGCCTCCCGCGCGCTCGACCACCTCGGCGTCGACGATGACCGGGCGGCGCACGTCCGCGCGGCCGCGCTGCTGCACGACATCGGTCACGGCCCCTACGGCCACCAGACCGAGGAGGTCATCATGCGCCGGACGGGCGAGCACCACGACGAAATCGGCGACCTGCTCGCCTCGTCGGCCGCCGGCGACGTACTCCGGGCCCACGGCCTCGACCCCGAGCGCGTCGCCGGACTCGTCCGCGGCGAGGGCGACCTGGGCCAGCTCGTCTCGGGCGAACTGGACGTCGACCGGATGGATTACCTCGTCCGCGACGCCCACCACTCCGGCGTCCCCTACGGCACTATCGACCACGGCCGCCTCGTCCGCGCGCTCCGACTGCGCGAGGGCCGCCTCGTCCTCGCCGAGGGGAACGTCCAGACCGCCGAGAGCATGCTCCTCGCGCGCAGCCTCATGAACGGAGTCGTCTATCGCCACCACGTCTCGCGAATCGCGGGCGCGATGTTGGACCGCGCCTCCGAGCGCCTGCTCGACGAGACCGACCTCAGTGTCCGAAAGTTCCGCCGGATGGCCGACCACGACCTGCTCGTCGAACTCGGCAGGGAGGTGCCCGACTTCGGTCGACGAATCGAGCGCCGCGACCTGTACAAACGCGCAGTCTGGGCCGGCCTCTGGGAAGTTCCGGCGTGGGTCCCGGACCTCGGCCACGACGACGTTCGCGCCGCCGAGCGCGACGTCGCCGACGCGGCGGGCGTCGACCCGGACGACGTCATCGTCGACGTTCCCAGCCGACCGGCGCTCAAGGAGTCCGAAACCCACGTCGTCGTCGACGGCACGGTCCGGCGGCTGGAGGAGGCCTCCGAACTCGTCGGCGCGCTCAGAAACACCGAACGCGCGCAGTGGCGACTCGGGGTGTACGCGCCCGACGAACACGTCGAGGCCGTCGGCGACGCCGCGGCCGCGATACTCGACATCGACGACTGA